A single genomic interval of Schistocerca americana isolate TAMUIC-IGC-003095 chromosome 2, iqSchAmer2.1, whole genome shotgun sequence harbors:
- the LOC124595489 gene encoding uncharacterized protein LOC124595489, which yields MYGRGLWLQLAALLAAAALASTNSTLNSSSNSSSPVSSGRVPSSSERFRRLIPYMTYYITQQSVAARPAAAPLPIGFYRPVTQFTGNSLYKPSPTARPQPSLPPPPLAPIPAPTPVYNAPYPQSSGDARLNALVRILAILHQARNSPQATPNAGIQALAQILAILQQSNALPAGSEAGVSAAIRPHLQQQNYHKTPAVTVYHNGHPAPAIPASTPVPTENPSTATVPQQLLVAISPRPFAFTPGPPSVTPSTLPEHVEEENDLPAYDDDDDDDDNSSTSGDYTTKEEIANHSPDRYAAKLPHGFKPQNYYGGVTSTQIFPDPYSDGSTPGRAGVDYPTYSTIPQTSFSCKTQRYKGFFGDPETSCQVWHYCDLNGGQASFLCPNGTIFSQVALTCDWWFNVRCSSTTQLYVLNERLYKYILPVTPSFPEDFHGPLVDQYIALKFQEQEKKKQSKLKTTTSNPKKN from the exons CATCCACGAACAGTACTCTCAACAgcagtagcaacagcagcagccccGTCAGCAGTGGCCGGGTGCCCTCCAGTTCAGAACGGTTTCGGCGGCTCATCCCCTACATGACATACTACATCACGCAGCAGAGTGTGGCGGCAAGACCAGCTGCTGCACCCCTACCCATTGGCTTTTACAG ACCAGTGACTCAGTTTACTGGGAACAGCCTCTACAAGCCATCCCCCACAGCTCGACCACAGCCTTCATTGCCGCCTCCTCCTCTGGCACCCATACCAGCACCCACACCAGTGTACAATGCACCATACCCACAATCTAGTGGAGATGCACGCCTCAATGCACTAGTTCGCATACTTGCCATCCTTCACCAGGCACGCAACAGCCCGCAAGCCACGCCCAATGCAGGCATACAG GCTCTGGCGCAGATCCTCGCAATCCTACAGCAATCAAATGCATTGCCTGCAGGCTCTGAAGCAGGTGTTTCAGCAGCTATTCGTCCTCATCTTCAACAGCAGAACTATCATAAAACACCAGCTGTCACAGTGTATCACAATGGCCATCCAGCACCTGCTATACCTGCATCAACTCCTGTACCAACAGAGAACCCTAGTACAGCTACAGTTCCACAGCAGTTGTTGGTTGCAATTTCACCACGACCCTTTGCATTCACTCCTGGTCCACCTTCAGTTACACCTTCAACTTTACCAGAGCATGTGGAAGAAGAAAATGATCTCCctgcttatgatgatgatgatgatgatgacgacaatagCAGCACTAGTGGGGACTACACTACTAAAGAAGAGATTGCCAACCATTCACCTGACAG GTACGCTGCTAAGTTGCCACATGGTTTCAAGCCACAGAACTACTATGGTGGTGTCACAAGCACTCAAATCTTTCCTGATCCTTACTCAGATGGAAGTACACCAGGTCGAGCTGGTGTTGACTACCCCACCTACTCAACAATTCCACAAACAAGCTTCAGCTGTAAAACACAGCGTTACAAGGGATTCTTTGGTGATCCTGAAACATCTTGCCAG GTTTGGCACTACTGTGATCTCAACGGCGGACAAGCATCATTTCTCTGTCCTAATGGAACTATTTTTAGTCAagtagcactgacatgtgattggtGGTTCAACGTGCGCTGCTCATCCACAACTCAGTTGTATGTTCTAAATGAGCGCCTATACAAATACATCCTTCCAGTCACTCCCAGTTTTCCGGAGGATTTTCATGGACCTCTTGTTGACCAATACATCGCTCTCAAATTTCAAGAGcaggaaaaaaagaaacagagcAAATTAAAAACAACCACAAGTAATCCCAAGAAGAACTAA